A single window of Helicobacter pylori DNA harbors:
- a CDS encoding 2-oxoacid:acceptor oxidoreductase family protein yields the protein MEAQLRFTGVGGQGVLLAGEILAEAKIVSGGYGTKTSTYTSQVRGGPTKVDILLDKDEIIFPYAKEGEIDFMLSVAQISYNQFKSDIKQGGIVVIDPNLVTPTKEDEEKYQIYKIPIISIAKDEVGNIITQSVVALAITVELTKCVEENIVLDTMLKKVPAKVAETNKKAFEIGKKHALEALKK from the coding sequence ATGGAAGCGCAATTACGATTTACGGGCGTTGGAGGGCAAGGCGTGCTGTTAGCGGGGGAGATTTTAGCTGAGGCTAAGATTGTGAGTGGGGGCTATGGCACTAAGACTTCCACTTACACTTCGCAAGTGCGTGGAGGGCCCACTAAAGTGGATATTTTGCTAGATAAAGATGAAATCATTTTCCCTTATGCTAAAGAGGGCGAGATTGATTTCATGCTTTCAGTCGCTCAAATCAGCTACAACCAGTTTAAAAGCGATATTAAACAAGGCGGTATCGTTGTCATTGATCCCAATTTGGTAACCCCCACTAAAGAAGATGAAGAAAAGTATCAAATTTATAAAATCCCCATTATCAGCATCGCTAAAGATGAAGTGGGTAACATTATCACGCAATCTGTGGTGGCGTTGGCGATCACCGTGGAGCTTACTAAATGCGTAGAAGAAAATATCGTGCTAGACACCATGCTTAAAAAAGTCCCTGCAAAAGTCGCTGAAACGAACAAAAAAGCCTTTGAAATTGGCAAAAAACATGCTTTAGAAGCTTTGAAAAAATAA
- a CDS encoding HAD-IA family hydrolase, producing MRKFLDGAKSEVLKYDVISFDIFDTLLLRPFIKPTDLFLYIETKYNIKGFHQARILAEMQSREISKRQDITLDEIYHQIPKEFHSYKGVEIATEKEVLIPNLEMLELYRFAKENNKRVIIVSDMYLPLEVLEDILISKGFDGYTNFYLSSHIMLTKHSKDLFKHVLKQENITHTQILHIGDNSWADDTMPKSLGIATLFRKSVLKQFEEISPKYKTFSPTSVAQSFILGSLCVFHKNYIQKHEKFDYWFLLGAMQAGIAAVAYCQFIYKEIHKRNIDTLVFVARDGYLLQKIFNILYPNSYKTTYVYAPRILKKAVFLEVVEGESLEILRILEGEEEVKKKQITTNQQAYIHIYSNFEYCRHLALKCLDNYRRYLYSQNLEGNIAIVDTITLGYSSQGLIQKALNKEVFGCYVDLLRILNYDCVSFLPFSHPKPVYFHNWDFMEFLLTSPEYPILNVENGVPIYQKDVSSCEKHRSKAYEKIVEGAVGYVSYFKESQISLGIYDVIKWVNFFIDHPSIQDQEQFKQIYFLPDATHKNALPLFCNDVSLLSCILKPSQSYGILKRSLRTNKQERLFKILSLIKKIYGKLKKK from the coding sequence ATGCGCAAATTTTTGGATGGGGCAAAAAGTGAGGTTTTAAAATATGATGTGATTTCTTTTGATATTTTTGATACCCTTCTTCTAAGACCTTTCATTAAACCCACAGATTTGTTCTTGTATATTGAGACTAAATACAATATTAAAGGTTTTCATCAAGCAAGGATCCTGGCAGAAATGCAATCTAGAGAAATCAGTAAAAGACAAGACATTACTCTAGATGAAATTTATCATCAAATTCCAAAAGAGTTTCATTCATATAAGGGAGTAGAAATTGCCACTGAAAAAGAGGTGCTTATTCCAAACTTAGAGATGTTAGAACTCTATCGTTTCGCTAAAGAGAACAATAAAAGAGTGATTATTGTATCAGATATGTATTTACCTTTAGAAGTCCTTGAAGATATTTTAATTTCTAAGGGTTTTGATGGTTATACAAATTTCTATCTTAGTAGCCATATAATGCTTACTAAACATTCAAAGGATTTGTTTAAACATGTTTTAAAACAAGAAAATATTACTCACACACAAATATTGCATATTGGTGATAATTCTTGGGCAGATGACACTATGCCTAAAAGTTTAGGCATAGCAACGCTATTTAGAAAAAGCGTGTTGAAGCAATTTGAAGAAATTTCTCCTAAATACAAAACATTTAGTCCAACCAGTGTTGCACAAAGTTTTATTTTAGGATCTTTATGCGTTTTTCATAAAAATTATATTCAAAAACATGAAAAATTTGATTATTGGTTTCTTTTGGGAGCGATGCAGGCAGGAATTGCAGCCGTTGCTTATTGCCAGTTTATCTATAAGGAAATTCATAAAAGAAATATTGATACTTTAGTGTTTGTTGCGCGAGATGGTTATTTATTGCAAAAAATTTTTAATATTTTATATCCAAATTCATATAAAACTACTTATGTCTATGCTCCCAGAATTTTAAAAAAAGCGGTATTTTTAGAAGTCGTAGAGGGCGAGAGTTTGGAAATTTTGCGTATTTTAGAAGGCGAAGAAGAAGTTAAAAAGAAGCAAATCACCACCAACCAACAAGCATATATACATATATATAGTAACTTTGAATACTGCCGCCATTTAGCGTTAAAATGTTTGGATAATTACAGAAGATATTTGTATTCACAAAATTTAGAAGGAAATATCGCTATTGTAGATACGATTACTTTAGGCTATTCTTCGCAAGGGTTAATCCAAAAAGCTTTAAACAAAGAAGTTTTTGGGTGCTATGTGGATCTCCTAAGAATTTTAAATTATGATTGCGTGAGTTTCTTACCTTTTTCACACCCTAAACCCGTTTATTTTCATAATTGGGATTTTATGGAGTTTTTGCTAACAAGCCCTGAATACCCTATTTTAAATGTAGAAAATGGCGTTCCAATTTATCAAAAAGACGTTTCATCTTGCGAAAAACACCGCTCTAAAGCTTATGAAAAAATAGTAGAAGGGGCTGTTGGATATGTTTCATATTTTAAAGAAAGTCAAATTTCTTTAGGTATTTATGATGTGATAAAATGGGTCAATTTCTTCATTGACCATCCTAGTATTCAAGATCAAGAGCAATTTAAACAAATTTATTTTCTTCCAGACGCAACGCATAAAAACGCTCTGCCCTTGTTTTGCAACGATGTTTCTTTATTGTCTTGTATTTTAAAACCTTCACAAAGTTATGGTATATTAAAAAGAAGCCTTAGGACAAACAAGCAAGAGAGATTGTTTAAAATATTATCTCTAATTAAAAAAATCTATGGGAAGTTAAAAAAGAAATGA
- a CDS encoding disulfide bond formation protein B yields MNKETRFYNLFSLAVLGILIFPVGLANFYFGYVLKDSPCIFCWAQRINMILIGAVALLVVRFGFKPKYIALLLLMASSGLYESFYHTGSHALEDVGQGFALAILGLHTQFWALFVFFSVVVFLAVLLFFAPNTQLFKDDSLNALQKSAFYVFFMVVGSNAIQAFVSTGPFPYIGQSDPVRFSWNLKESVWSMENWDHLKFPRSVLGRRDVGEPLKLSALPKDNDYERSPLEITKTLKIGKKEELFLKLNGAITDLNFNEDKAILTTENQGLYLVSNDLKTIHSYMVLDSYYSATVGAFVGADFNEDENIVIMGNNKTSVEITPNKNANALKNFPYFLEGANSFDEVERSRLKTSRAKNYYVSAARRGAKFTYLISAPNKRYKDLMIISMLNSDKQVHGEFLLELGNAKLKEKRELGELVISALALKDNKLYAFSKEFNTLLVIDPTKEEILEVYGLPKEIKNISAGGFRDNELILVSYENHKNILYTLNF; encoded by the coding sequence ATGAATAAAGAAACCCGATTTTATAATCTTTTTTCTTTGGCGGTTTTAGGGATTTTGATCTTTCCTGTGGGTTTGGCGAATTTTTATTTTGGCTATGTTTTGAAAGATTCGCCTTGTATTTTTTGTTGGGCGCAACGCATCAACATGATTTTAATAGGGGCGGTGGCGCTTTTGGTGGTGCGTTTTGGGTTTAAGCCTAAATACATTGCCTTACTATTGCTCATGGCTAGTAGCGGGTTATATGAGAGCTTTTATCATACCGGTAGCCATGCGTTAGAAGATGTGGGGCAGGGCTTTGCACTCGCTATTTTGGGCTTGCACACGCAGTTTTGGGCGCTTTTTGTCTTTTTTAGCGTGGTGGTGTTTTTAGCGGTTTTGCTCTTTTTTGCCCCTAATACCCAACTTTTTAAAGATGATTCATTAAACGCGCTCCAAAAAAGCGCTTTTTATGTTTTCTTTATGGTGGTGGGTTCTAATGCAATACAGGCGTTTGTTTCTACCGGGCCTTTCCCTTACATAGGGCAAAGCGATCCGGTGCGTTTTTCGTGGAATTTGAAAGAATCGGTCTGGTCTATGGAGAATTGGGATCATTTGAAATTCCCAAGAAGCGTTTTAGGCAGAAGAGATGTGGGCGAGCCTTTGAAATTGAGCGCTTTGCCTAAAGATAATGATTATGAGCGTTCGCCTTTAGAAATTACAAAAACTCTAAAGATTGGAAAAAAAGAAGAGCTTTTTTTAAAATTGAATGGAGCGATCACGGATTTGAATTTCAATGAAGACAAGGCGATCCTTACTACAGAAAACCAAGGGCTTTATCTTGTAAGTAACGATTTGAAAACCATTCATAGCTACATGGTGTTGGATAGCTATTATAGCGCGACGGTGGGGGCGTTCGTGGGGGCGGATTTTAACGAAGATGAAAACATTGTGATCATGGGCAATAATAAAACGAGCGTGGAAATCACTCCTAACAAAAACGCTAATGCGCTTAAAAACTTCCCTTATTTTTTAGAAGGGGCTAACTCTTTTGACGAAGTGGAACGCAGCCGCTTGAAAACTTCTAGGGCGAAAAACTATTATGTTAGCGCTGCAAGAAGAGGGGCTAAATTCACATATTTGATCAGCGCTCCTAACAAACGCTATAAGGATTTGATGATTATCTCCATGCTTAATAGCGACAAACAAGTGCATGGGGAGTTTTTACTTGAACTAGGTAATGCCAAACTTAAAGAAAAAAGGGAACTGGGCGAGTTAGTTATCAGCGCGCTAGCTTTAAAGGATAATAAGCTTTATGCGTTCAGTAAGGAATTTAACACGCTTTTAGTCATAGACCCTACAAAAGAAGAGATTCTTGAAGTTTATGGCTTGCCTAAAGAGATTAAAAATATCAGCGCTGGAGGGTTTAGGGATAATGAGCTTATCCTTGTGAGCTATGAGAATCATAAAAATATTCTCTATACTCTTAATTTTTAA
- a CDS encoding tumor necrosis factor alpha-inducing protein, with product MLQACTCPNTSQRNSFLQDVPYWMLQNRSEYITQGVDSSHIVDGKKTEEIEKIATKRATIRVAQNIVHKLKEAYLSKSNRIKQKITNEMFIQMTQPIYDSLMNVDRLGIYINPNNEEVFALVRARGFDKDALSEGLHKMALDNQAVSILVAKVEEIFKDSVNYGDVKVPIAM from the coding sequence ATGTTGCAAGCTTGCACTTGCCCAAACACTTCGCAAAGGAATTCTTTTTTGCAAGATGTGCCTTATTGGATGTTGCAAAATCGCAGTGAGTATATCACGCAAGGGGTGGATAGCTCGCACATTGTGGATGGTAAGAAAACTGAAGAGATAGAAAAAATCGCTACCAAAAGAGCGACAATAAGAGTGGCGCAAAATATCGTGCATAAACTCAAAGAGGCTTACCTTTCCAAATCCAACCGCATCAAGCAAAAGATCACTAATGAAATGTTTATCCAAATGACACAGCCCATTTATGATAGCTTGATGAATGTGGATCGTTTAGGGATTTATATCAATCCTAACAATGAGGAAGTGTTTGCGTTAGTGCGCGCGCGTGGTTTTGATAAGGACGCTTTGAGCGAAGGGTTGCATAAAATGGCCTTAGACAATCAAGCGGTGAGTATCCTTGTGGCTAAAGTGGAAGAAATCTTTAAAGATTCTGTCAATTACGGAGACGTTAAAGTCCCTATAGCCATGTAG
- a CDS encoding transglycosylase domain-containing protein, with protein sequence MLKKIFYGFIVLFLIVIGLLAILIAQVWVTTDKDIAKIKDYRPGVASQILDRKGRLIANIYDKEFRFYARFEEIPPRFIESLLAVEDTLFFEHGGINLDAIMRAMIKNAKSGRYTEGGSTLTQQLVKNMVLTREKTLTRKLKEAIISLRIEKVLSKEEILERYLNQTFFGHGYYGVKTASLGYFKKPLDKLTLKEITMLVALPRAPSFYDPTKNLEFSLSRANDILRRLYSLGWISSNELKGALNEVPIVYNQTSTQNIAPYVVDEVLKQLDQLDGLKTQGYTIKLTIDLDYQRLALESLRFGHQKILEQIAKEKPKTNASNEDEDNLNASMIVTDTSTGKILALVGGIDYKKSAFNRATQAKRQFGSAIKPFVYQIAFDNGYSTTSKIPDTARNFENGNYSKNSEQNHAWHPSNYSRKFLGLVTLQEALSHSLNLATINLSDQLGFEKIYQSLSDMGFKNLPKDLSIVLGSFAISPIDAAEKYSLFSNYGTMLKPMLIESITNQQNDVKTFTPMETKKITSKEQAFLTLSALMNAVENGTGSLARIKGLEIAGKTGTSNNNVDAWFIGFTPTLQSVIWFGRDDNTPIGKGATGGVVSAPVYSYFMRNILAIEPSLKRKFDVPKGLRKEIVDKIPYYSTPNSITPTPKRTDDSEERLLF encoded by the coding sequence ATGCTAAAAAAGATTTTTTATGGTTTTATCGTTTTATTTTTGATTGTCATAGGGTTATTGGCCATTCTTATCGCTCAAGTTTGGGTAACTACGGATAAGGATATTGCCAAAATTAAAGATTATCGCCCGGGCGTCGCTTCACAGATTTTAGACCGAAAAGGGCGTTTGATCGCTAATATTTATGATAAGGAATTTCGTTTTTATGCGCGTTTTGAAGAAATCCCCCCACGATTTATTGAAAGCCTTTTAGCGGTAGAAGACACCCTCTTTTTTGAGCATGGGGGGATCAATTTGGACGCTATCATGCGCGCTATGATTAAAAACGCTAAAAGCGGTCGCTACACCGAAGGAGGCAGCACCCTAACCCAACAACTCGTTAAAAACATGGTGCTCACGCGAGAAAAAACCCTAACCAGAAAACTCAAAGAAGCTATCATTTCTTTACGCATTGAAAAAGTCTTAAGCAAAGAAGAAATTTTAGAGCGTTATTTGAACCAAACTTTTTTTGGGCATGGGTATTATGGCGTGAAAACCGCAAGTTTAGGGTATTTTAAAAAACCCCTTGACAAACTCACGCTTAAAGAAATCACCATGTTAGTCGCCTTGCCCAGGGCTCCGAGCTTTTATGACCCTACCAAAAATTTAGAATTTTCACTCTCTAGGGCTAATGATATTTTAAGGCGGTTGTATTCTTTAGGCTGGATTTCTTCTAACGAGCTCAAAGGCGCTCTCAATGAAGTGCCAATCGTTTATAACCAAACTTCCACGCAAAATATCGCTCCCTATGTCGTGGATGAAGTGTTGAAACAATTGGATCAATTAGACGGGTTAAAAACTCAAGGCTATACCATAAAGCTCACGATAGATTTGGATTACCAACGCTTAGCGTTAGAGTCCTTGCGTTTTGGGCATCAAAAAATCTTAGAACAAATCGCTAAAGAGAAGCCAAAAACTAACGCATCTAATGAAGATGAAGACAACTTGAACGCCAGCATGATCGTTACAGACACGAGCACCGGTAAGATTTTAGCTTTAGTGGGGGGGATTGATTATAAAAAAAGCGCTTTCAATCGTGCCACGCAAGCCAAACGGCAATTTGGGAGCGCGATCAAGCCTTTTGTGTATCAAATCGCTTTTGATAATGGCTATTCCACGACTTCTAAAATCCCTGATACCGCGCGAAACTTTGAAAATGGCAATTATAGTAAAAACAGCGAACAAAACCACGCATGGCACCCTAGCAATTATTCTCGCAAGTTTTTAGGGCTTGTAACCCTGCAAGAAGCTTTGAGCCATTCGTTAAATCTAGCCACGATCAATTTAAGCGATCAACTTGGCTTTGAAAAAATTTATCAATCTTTAAGCGATATGGGGTTTAAAAACCTCCCTAAGGACTTGTCTATTGTGTTAGGGAGCTTTGCTATCTCACCCATTGATGCGGCTGAAAAGTATTCTCTATTTTCTAATTACGGCACCATGCTCAAACCCATGCTCATTGAAAGCATCACTAACCAACAAAACGATGTCAAAACTTTCACTCCCATGGAAACCAAAAAGATCACCTCTAAAGAACAGGCTTTTTTAACCCTTTCAGCGCTAATGAATGCGGTAGAAAATGGCACAGGGAGTTTGGCGCGCATTAAAGGTTTAGAAATTGCCGGTAAAACCGGGACTTCCAATAATAATGTGGATGCCTGGTTCATTGGCTTTACCCCCACCTTACAAAGCGTGATCTGGTTTGGGAGGGACGATAACACGCCTATTGGCAAAGGAGCGACAGGAGGCGTTGTGAGTGCACCTGTGTATTCGTATTTCATGCGTAACATTTTAGCGATTGAACCTTCTTTAAAAAGAAAGTTTGATGTCCCCAAAGGCTTGCGTAAAGAAATCGTGGATAAAATCCCCTACTATTCAACCCCCAATTCCATCACCCCCACCCCTAAAAGAACAGACGATAGCGAGGAACGCTTGTTGTTCTAA
- a CDS encoding aminotransferase class I/II-fold pyridoxal phosphate-dependent enzyme translates to MFSKSLEALHHVKRYRKRELFDPLLKDYASNDYLGLSVKKGLLQNAFDKLQSFDCHSPKASMLVNGYHPLHAELEERLADLLGFESVLLVGSGFLGNLALIDTLLVKNALLFMDAHYHASGIFSTKIKPNQVIFFSHNDIKDLKQKLFNAPKNKLKFIAIEGVYSMDASIAPYDFYEIIQEIPNAFLIVDEAHSFGTIGENLLGFLEYHRIKEKDKIIKLSTFSKALASYGACVLAPLQVIEFLTNRAKSVIYTTALSLLDTALTLAHLEYFIAQKQELKKELHKHQQIIFETLGIRTLAGFFTLEFESNPALLNAHHFLKEKGFLVGAIRSPTVSKPLLRVSLSLKNSLEDTKDLANTLLNYSKIQSSFKSD, encoded by the coding sequence ATGTTTTCTAAATCCTTAGAAGCCTTACACCATGTTAAACGATACCGCAAAAGAGAGTTGTTTGACCCTTTATTAAAGGATTACGCTTCTAACGATTATTTGGGTTTGAGCGTTAAAAAAGGTTTGCTTCAAAACGCCTTTGATAAGCTCCAGTCCTTTGATTGCCACTCCCCCAAGGCTTCCATGCTAGTGAATGGCTACCACCCTTTGCATGCAGAATTAGAAGAACGATTAGCGGATTTGTTGGGGTTTGAAAGCGTTCTTTTAGTGGGGAGTGGTTTTTTGGGCAATCTGGCTTTAATAGACACCCTTTTAGTCAAAAACGCCCTCTTATTCATGGACGCGCACTACCATGCGAGCGGGATCTTTAGCACCAAGATTAAGCCTAATCAAGTGATCTTTTTTTCACACAATGATATTAAAGATTTGAAACAAAAACTCTTTAACGCTCCTAAAAATAAGCTCAAATTCATCGCCATTGAGGGGGTTTATTCTATGGATGCGAGTATCGCTCCTTATGATTTTTATGAAATAATTCAAGAAATCCCTAACGCTTTTTTAATCGTGGATGAAGCCCATAGTTTTGGGACTATTGGCGAGAATTTATTGGGTTTTTTAGAATATCATCGCATCAAAGAAAAAGACAAAATCATTAAGCTCAGCACTTTTTCTAAAGCGCTTGCGAGCTATGGGGCGTGTGTTTTAGCCCCTTTACAAGTCATAGAGTTTTTAACCAATCGCGCTAAAAGCGTGATTTACACCACCGCTTTAAGCCTGTTAGACACCGCTTTGACTTTGGCTCATTTAGAATACTTTATCGCGCAAAAACAGGAATTGAAAAAAGAGCTTCACAAACACCAACAGATTATTTTTGAAACTTTAGGTATTAGAACGCTCGCAGGATTTTTTACTTTAGAATTTGAAAGCAATCCCGCTCTTTTAAACGCTCATCATTTTTTGAAAGAAAAGGGGTTTTTAGTGGGAGCTATCCGCTCTCCTACGGTTTCTAAACCCCTTTTACGCGTCTCTTTGTCCCTCAAAAACAGCTTAGAAGACACTAAAGATCTTGCGAACACCCTTTTAAATTATTCTAAAATACAATCTTCTTTTAAGAGTGATTAA